One genomic region from Stackebrandtia nassauensis DSM 44728 encodes:
- the panD gene encoding aspartate 1-decarboxylase, translating into MLRTMLKSKIHRATVTEADLHYVGSCTVDEDLLEAADILPGEQVSIVDITNGSRLETYVIPGERGTGVLGINGAAAHLVHPGDLVILISYAAMDDREAREFEPKIVHVDSGNRIVALGNDATAAAPGTAGDPVTSPNVARNSVRGTAPVA; encoded by the coding sequence ATGTTGCGGACCATGCTCAAGTCCAAGATCCACCGTGCCACGGTCACCGAGGCGGACCTGCACTACGTGGGTTCCTGCACGGTGGACGAGGACCTGCTGGAGGCGGCGGACATCCTGCCCGGCGAACAGGTGTCGATCGTGGACATCACCAACGGTTCCCGGCTGGAGACCTACGTGATCCCCGGTGAACGCGGCACCGGCGTGCTGGGCATCAACGGCGCCGCCGCGCACCTGGTGCACCCCGGCGATCTGGTGATCCTCATCTCGTACGCCGCCATGGACGACCGGGAGGCGCGCGAGTTCGAGCCGAAGATCGTGCACGTCGACTCGGGCAACCGCATTGTGGCGCTGGGGAACGACGCCACCGCCGCGGCGCCCGGCACCGCCGGCGACCCGGTCACGAGCCCGAACGTGGCGCGAAACTCGGTGAGAGGTACCGCGCCGGTGGCATAG
- the panC gene encoding pantoate--beta-alanine ligase: protein MTVRVVATREELAKARAELSGTVALVPTMGALHDGHVANIRAAKARADTVVVSIFVNPLQFGPNEDFEKYPRPLSADLELCAAEGVDLVFAPNREVVYPHEVSVTVDPGPLGEILEGASRPGFFRGVLTVVSKLFHLVRPDFACFGEKDYQQLTLVRRLVSDLDFPLEIVPVPTVRESDGLARSSRNVYLDTEQRAVSLAISRALKAAADSPDPLAAAREVLDAAPGIALDYLALTDPALGPAPETGAARLLIAAKVGTTRLIDNTPVHIGVK from the coding sequence ATGACCGTACGAGTCGTCGCCACCCGGGAGGAGCTGGCCAAGGCCCGCGCCGAACTGTCCGGGACGGTCGCGCTGGTGCCCACCATGGGTGCCCTGCACGACGGCCACGTCGCGAACATCCGCGCCGCCAAGGCACGCGCCGACACGGTGGTGGTGTCGATCTTCGTCAACCCGTTGCAGTTCGGCCCGAACGAGGACTTCGAGAAGTACCCCCGGCCGCTGTCGGCCGACCTGGAACTGTGCGCCGCCGAGGGCGTCGACCTGGTGTTCGCCCCGAACCGGGAGGTCGTCTACCCGCACGAGGTCTCGGTCACCGTCGATCCGGGTCCGCTGGGCGAGATCCTGGAGGGCGCGAGCCGTCCGGGGTTCTTCCGGGGCGTGCTGACCGTGGTGTCGAAGCTGTTCCACCTGGTGCGCCCGGACTTCGCGTGCTTCGGTGAGAAGGACTACCAGCAGCTGACCCTGGTGCGGCGACTGGTGTCCGACCTGGACTTTCCGTTGGAGATCGTGCCGGTGCCGACGGTGCGCGAGTCCGACGGGCTGGCCCGCTCCAGCCGCAACGTCTACCTGGACACCGAACAGCGCGCGGTGTCGCTGGCGATCTCACGAGCGCTCAAAGCCGCCGCCGACAGCCCCGACCCGCTGGCCGCCGCCCGCGAGGTCCTGGACGCGGCGCCGGGAATAGCGCTGGACTATCTGGCGCTCACCGATCCGGCGCTCGGCCCGGCACCTGAGACCGGTGCCGCACGACTGCTCATCGCCGCCAAAGTCGGCACGACTCGTCTCATCGACAACACCCCCGTACATATTGGAGTCAAGTGA
- a CDS encoding Rossmann-like and DUF2520 domain-containing protein, producing the protein MAMSPTGASGPHQESRLDVGIISAGRVGSVLGAALARAGHHIVATSAVSDASRDRARRLLPDAAVLSPDEVAERAGLLLLAVPDDELAQVVSGLATAGHFQPGQLVAHVSGAHGIEVLRPAVSAGALPLALHPVMTFTGRPEDLDRLDGVSFGVTADETMRMVGEALVVEMGGEPEFIPEQLRALYHAGLCHGANHMTTLINEAVDILRECGVMHPERMLGPLLSASLDNTLRLGDNALTGPIVRGDTGTVASHLDALSRALPDSVAAYRAMARRTADRAISHKRLSVAAAEPLLDVLSGPDGEGGRK; encoded by the coding sequence ATGGCAATGTCGCCAACCGGGGCCTCGGGCCCGCACCAGGAGAGCCGCCTGGACGTCGGGATCATCTCGGCCGGACGGGTCGGTTCGGTTCTCGGCGCCGCCCTGGCCCGGGCGGGACATCACATCGTCGCCACCAGTGCCGTGTCCGACGCTTCCCGCGACCGCGCCCGGCGGTTGCTTCCCGACGCCGCGGTGTTGTCGCCCGACGAGGTCGCCGAACGTGCCGGGCTGTTGCTGCTGGCCGTCCCCGACGACGAGCTGGCCCAGGTCGTCTCCGGGCTGGCCACGGCCGGGCACTTCCAGCCGGGGCAGCTGGTCGCGCACGTCTCCGGCGCGCACGGCATCGAGGTGCTGCGTCCGGCCGTCTCGGCGGGCGCGCTGCCGTTGGCGCTGCACCCGGTCATGACCTTCACCGGACGGCCCGAGGACCTGGACCGGCTCGACGGCGTCAGTTTCGGGGTCACCGCCGACGAGACCATGCGGATGGTGGGTGAGGCGCTGGTCGTGGAGATGGGCGGCGAACCCGAGTTCATCCCCGAGCAGCTGCGCGCCCTGTACCACGCGGGGCTGTGCCACGGCGCCAACCACATGACCACCCTCATCAACGAGGCCGTCGACATCCTGCGCGAATGCGGGGTCATGCACCCCGAACGGATGTTGGGCCCGCTGCTGTCGGCCTCGCTGGACAACACACTCCGGTTGGGGGACAACGCTTTGACCGGTCCGATCGTGCGCGGCGACACCGGGACCGTCGCCTCGCACCTGGACGCGCTGTCGCGGGCGCTGCCGGACTCGGTGGCCGCGTACCGGGCGATGGCCAGGCGCACCGCCGACCGCGCCATCTCTCACAAACGCCTGTCGGTGGCGGCCGCCGAGCCGCTGCTGGACGTGCTGTCGGGTCCCGACGGCGAAGGAGGCCGCAAATGA
- a CDS encoding arylamine N-acetyltransferase family protein: MWNSEQLDLDAYLTRVGHDGDRTPTLATLRALQRAHVLNLRWDTIDSFLYREVRLDLAAIQDKLLRRGRGGYCYEHTVLFAAVLEKLGFRFTAVSARVQLGADSTTPRPATHAMLIVDLDGKRWLSDVGFGSSPLEPIELVDGGRGDSGPWPYLLRWQDITHGSPGWAVHQRGDGPEGPEGWTVRQVFTETPQYPIDYVLGNHFVASNDRSPFVTRPYIQRLRTDRYDTLDALTWTTERPGQDAVSETVRPHEVPKLLDDVFDIRVDAAEARLLVDRLTEREA; encoded by the coding sequence ATGTGGAACAGCGAGCAACTCGACCTCGACGCCTACCTCACCCGCGTCGGCCACGACGGCGACCGGACGCCGACACTGGCGACGCTGCGGGCCCTGCAACGCGCGCACGTGCTGAACCTGCGCTGGGACACCATCGACAGTTTCCTTTACCGCGAGGTCCGCCTCGACCTCGCGGCGATCCAGGACAAGCTGCTGCGCCGGGGCCGGGGCGGCTACTGCTACGAGCACACCGTGCTGTTCGCCGCCGTGCTGGAGAAACTCGGGTTCCGCTTCACCGCCGTGTCCGCGCGGGTGCAGCTGGGCGCCGACTCCACCACGCCCCGCCCGGCCACCCACGCGATGCTGATCGTCGACCTGGACGGGAAACGCTGGCTGTCCGATGTCGGTTTCGGGTCCAGCCCGTTGGAGCCCATCGAGCTGGTCGACGGTGGCCGCGGCGACTCCGGCCCGTGGCCGTACCTGCTGCGCTGGCAGGACATCACCCACGGTTCGCCGGGCTGGGCCGTGCACCAGCGCGGCGACGGCCCCGAGGGACCGGAAGGCTGGACGGTGCGGCAGGTCTTCACCGAGACGCCGCAGTACCCGATCGACTACGTCCTCGGCAACCACTTCGTGGCCAGCAACGACCGCTCGCCGTTCGTTACCCGCCCGTACATCCAGCGGCTGCGCACCGACCGCTACGACACGCTCGACGCGCTCACCTGGACGACCGAGCGTCCGGGGCAGGACGCGGTGTCCGAGACCGTGCGGCCGCACGAGGTGCCGAAGCTGCTCGACGACGTCTTCGACATCCGCGTCGACGCCGCCGAGGCCCGGTTGCTCGTCGACAGGCTGACGGAACGGGAAGCCTGA
- a CDS encoding arylamine N-acetyltransferase family protein — translation MSVDVDAYLKRIGVTTPVSVTAESLRTLHLNHLRTIPFENLSIHLGETISLDEAPLLDKVVTRSRGGFCYELNGAFAWLLRELGYTVTLLSARVFAGDNPGPPFDHLALKVDLDEPWLADVGFGAFASHPLRLNDRGDQTDPAGTFRIADAEHGDLIVYENGEPQYRFEAHPRELAEFEAMCWYQQNSPKSHFTKSPVCSRLTDTGRVTLTGRTLKRLADGETTKTTLKVEAEILATYRDLFGVTLDRLPDDPREA, via the coding sequence ATGTCAGTCGACGTAGACGCGTACCTGAAGCGCATCGGCGTGACCACCCCGGTTTCCGTCACCGCCGAGAGCCTTCGCACCCTGCACCTCAATCACCTGCGCACCATTCCGTTCGAGAACCTGAGCATCCACCTGGGCGAGACGATCAGCCTCGACGAGGCGCCGCTGCTGGACAAGGTGGTGACCCGAAGCCGCGGCGGTTTCTGTTACGAACTCAACGGCGCCTTCGCCTGGCTGCTGCGGGAACTGGGCTACACGGTGACGCTGCTGTCGGCCCGGGTCTTCGCCGGCGACAACCCCGGCCCGCCCTTCGACCACCTGGCGCTCAAGGTCGACCTGGACGAGCCGTGGCTGGCCGATGTCGGTTTCGGCGCCTTCGCCAGCCATCCGCTGCGGCTCAACGATCGCGGCGACCAGACCGACCCGGCGGGCACCTTCCGCATCGCCGACGCCGAACACGGCGACCTGATCGTGTACGAGAACGGCGAACCCCAGTACCGCTTCGAGGCGCACCCGCGCGAGTTGGCCGAGTTCGAGGCGATGTGCTGGTACCAGCAGAACTCGCCCAAGTCGCACTTCACGAAGTCGCCGGTGTGCTCGCGGCTGACCGACACCGGCCGCGTCACCCTCACCGGCCGGACCCTCAAACGGCTCGCGGACGGCGAGACCACCAAGACCACCCTGAAGGTCGAGGCCGAGATCCTGGCGACCTACCGTGACCTGTTCGGCGTCACCCTCGACCGGCTCCCCGACGATCCGCGCGAAGCGTGA
- a CDS encoding SAM-dependent methyltransferase: MLPWSQAMRRALYGPGGFYTLNSPNRHFRTSAQFPLFATAIAELVRRTDSRLDHPEVFNLVDVGAGSGELLRRVLDEEDLNGRLRPVAVELRPAPPGLDERIEWRTSLPGGIIGLLMACEYLDNMPLDIAVADAAGAVRYELVDPGSGETRPGQPVSSVDADWLRAWWPLGQAGQRAEIGRSRDQEWARLCGNVSRGTVVAVDYGHTKDCRPPLGTVTGFLDGHQVAPVPDGTRDITAHVAMDSLGDGGLWTQRDALRELGISGSRPPLELSRTNPAEYIRALSRAGDAAELTDPAGLGAHHWLVLNLTQR, translated from the coding sequence GTGCTGCCCTGGTCACAGGCGATGCGCCGGGCCCTTTACGGGCCCGGCGGCTTCTACACGCTCAACAGCCCCAACCGGCACTTCCGCACCAGCGCGCAGTTCCCGCTGTTCGCGACGGCGATCGCCGAACTGGTGCGCCGCACCGACTCCCGGCTCGACCACCCCGAGGTGTTCAACCTCGTCGACGTCGGAGCCGGCTCGGGTGAACTGCTGCGGCGGGTGCTGGACGAAGAGGACCTGAACGGCAGGCTGCGTCCGGTCGCGGTGGAGCTGCGTCCCGCGCCGCCCGGGCTGGACGAGCGGATCGAGTGGCGGACAAGCCTTCCCGGCGGCATCATCGGTCTGCTGATGGCGTGCGAGTACCTGGACAACATGCCGCTGGACATCGCCGTCGCCGACGCGGCGGGCGCGGTCCGCTACGAACTCGTCGACCCTGGCAGCGGCGAGACCCGGCCCGGCCAGCCGGTGTCGAGCGTGGACGCCGACTGGCTGCGGGCCTGGTGGCCGCTCGGGCAGGCCGGTCAGCGCGCCGAGATCGGCCGCTCGCGCGACCAGGAATGGGCCCGGTTGTGCGGCAATGTTTCACGTGGAACAGTCGTGGCAGTAGACTATGGACACACGAAGGACTGCCGGCCCCCGCTGGGAACCGTCACCGGCTTCCTCGACGGCCACCAGGTCGCCCCGGTCCCCGACGGCACCCGCGACATCACCGCCCACGTCGCCATGGACTCGCTCGGCGACGGCGGACTGTGGACACAACGCGACGCCTTGCGGGAACTGGGAATCAGCGGCAGCCGTCCGCCGCTGGAACTGTCCCGCACCAACCCGGCCGAGTACATCAGGGCGCTGAGCCGCGCCGGGGACGCGGCCGAACTGACCGACCCCGCGGGCCTGGGCGCCCACCACTGGCTGGTCCTCAACCTGACGCAACGCTGA
- a CDS encoding NADH-quinone oxidoreductase subunit D — MTEMTVGVGSGVGEFADMVLNIGPQHPSTHGVLRLKLTLDGERVTGCEPVVGYMHRGAEKLFEVRDYRQILMLANRHDWLSAFCSELGVALAVERLMGIEVPERAVWLRTALAELNRVLNHLMFLGSYPLEIGAITPMFYAFRERETLQAVFEEASGGRMHYMFNRIGGLKEEVPSGWTSRARQAIGEVRRGMSDVDDIIRTNEIFAARTKGVGVLSAETAAAYGVSGPVARASGLDFDLRRDEPYLAYGELDVPVVTRTAGDCHARFGCLLDQVYVSLDLAEKCLNRVDAIGGPVNVRLPKVVKAPEGATYAWTENPLGVNGYYLVSRGEKTPWRLKLRTASYANVQALSTLLVGCLVPDLVAILGSMFFVVGDIDK, encoded by the coding sequence ATGACCGAGATGACGGTAGGTGTCGGCTCCGGCGTCGGCGAGTTCGCCGACATGGTGCTCAACATCGGTCCCCAGCACCCGTCCACTCACGGCGTCCTGCGGCTCAAGCTCACCCTCGACGGTGAGCGCGTCACCGGCTGCGAACCCGTCGTCGGCTACATGCACCGCGGCGCCGAGAAACTGTTCGAGGTGCGCGACTACCGCCAGATCCTGATGCTCGCCAACCGGCACGACTGGCTGTCGGCCTTCTGCTCCGAACTCGGCGTCGCACTGGCCGTGGAACGGCTCATGGGCATCGAGGTCCCCGAACGCGCCGTGTGGCTGCGCACCGCGCTGGCCGAACTCAACCGCGTCCTCAACCACCTGATGTTCCTGGGTTCCTACCCGCTGGAGATCGGGGCGATCACGCCGATGTTCTACGCGTTCCGGGAACGCGAGACGCTGCAGGCGGTGTTCGAGGAGGCCAGCGGCGGCCGGATGCACTACATGTTCAACCGGATCGGCGGGCTCAAGGAGGAGGTGCCCTCCGGCTGGACCTCGCGGGCCCGGCAGGCCATCGGCGAGGTGCGCCGGGGAATGTCCGATGTCGACGACATCATCCGGACCAACGAGATCTTCGCCGCCCGCACCAAGGGCGTCGGTGTCCTGTCCGCCGAGACCGCCGCCGCCTACGGCGTCTCCGGACCGGTGGCCCGCGCCTCCGGCCTCGACTTCGACCTGCGCCGCGACGAGCCCTACCTCGCCTATGGCGAGCTCGACGTCCCCGTCGTCACCCGCACCGCCGGTGACTGTCACGCCCGCTTCGGCTGCCTGCTCGACCAGGTCTACGTCTCGCTCGACCTGGCCGAGAAGTGCCTCAACCGGGTGGACGCGATCGGCGGCCCCGTCAACGTCCGGCTGCCCAAAGTGGTCAAAGCCCCCGAGGGCGCGACCTACGCCTGGACCGAGAACCCGTTGGGCGTCAACGGTTACTACCTGGTCTCGCGCGGCGAGAAGACCCCGTGGCGGCTCAAGCTGCGCACCGCGTCCTACGCGAACGTGCAGGCGCTGTCGACGCTGCTGGTGGGCTGTCTGGTGCCCGACCTGGTGGCGATCCTGGGCTCGATGTTCTTCGTCGTGGGTGACATCGACAAATAG
- a CDS encoding TetR/AcrR family transcriptional regulator, whose amino-acid sequence MAGDQVDGRKLRGHLRRAQIIEATLTVVHRDGAAGVTHRTVAKEAGITTSLTLYYFDTLDALLVAALTSVADSYTRRIREIIDTEPDKIAGLAQLIADSAGPGRERALAERELSTLAARRPALRPAARRWRENVAEMARTQTDDPDAIETFVALSDGLCTALLLDDREADPAHIRAVLGKALAKGD is encoded by the coding sequence ATGGCCGGTGACCAAGTCGACGGGCGCAAACTGCGCGGGCACCTGCGCCGCGCCCAGATCATCGAGGCGACGCTCACCGTCGTGCACCGCGACGGCGCCGCCGGGGTCACGCACCGCACCGTCGCCAAGGAAGCCGGGATCACCACCAGCCTGACGCTGTACTACTTCGACACCCTGGACGCCCTGCTGGTGGCGGCGCTGACCAGCGTCGCGGACAGCTACACCCGGCGCATCCGCGAGATCATCGACACCGAGCCGGACAAGATCGCCGGACTGGCGCAGCTCATCGCCGACTCCGCCGGACCGGGAAGGGAACGCGCGCTCGCCGAACGGGAACTGTCCACTCTGGCAGCCCGGCGGCCCGCGCTGCGTCCGGCGGCCCGGCGCTGGCGCGAGAACGTCGCGGAAATGGCGCGCACCCAGACCGACGACCCGGACGCGATCGAGACCTTCGTCGCGCTGTCCGACGGCCTGTGCACGGCACTGCTGCTCGACGACCGCGAGGCCGATCCCGCCCACATCCGCGCGGTGCTCGGCAAGGCGCTGGCGAAGGGCGACTGA
- a CDS encoding MFS transporter, which yields MLLGLDVTALYLVVPDIAADLRPSATQTLWIMDAYGFLIAGFLITMGTLGDRIGRRRLLLIGMVGFGAVSVLAAFAPSAGLLIAARALLGVAGATLMPSTLSLISDMFTDARQRALAIGLWATMFAVGMAAGPVVGGALVAEYWWGAVFLIAVPVAVLVLVLAPFLLPEHRTRGGDRLDVASVGLSLAALLPAFYALKHAAADGLTVEVGLAALFTTVASIGFVRRQNRLRTPLLELRLFRDRTFRVALVVLLVGLIGFGGVMFLVTQYLQLVEELSPTTAGLWMGPPAAAMLLGAVGAPLLARRVSPGVLMAATLALSLLGYVLLGLAGTDSRVGVIGGFAFVYLALGVIAALGTDIVVSAAPPHKAGSAASLSETVQELGIAAGVAVLGSLTTAVYRAGVDRAPGLDGDTEAAYGDSLSGAVAVADQLPDGALAQAKLAFTDGLNLAALVAGVAIAAAGLACLLALRRLPRLGAAASEAPEPIASAAGRDDGR from the coding sequence ATGCTGCTGGGGCTCGACGTGACCGCGCTGTACCTTGTCGTGCCCGACATCGCGGCCGATCTGCGGCCGAGCGCCACCCAGACACTGTGGATCATGGACGCCTACGGGTTCCTCATCGCGGGATTCCTCATCACCATGGGCACCCTGGGCGACCGGATCGGGAGACGGCGGCTGCTGTTGATCGGGATGGTCGGCTTCGGCGCTGTCTCGGTGCTGGCGGCCTTCGCCCCCAGTGCCGGGCTGTTGATCGCGGCCCGGGCGCTGCTCGGTGTCGCGGGGGCGACGTTGATGCCCTCGACCCTGTCGCTCATCAGCGACATGTTCACCGACGCTCGGCAGCGGGCGCTGGCGATCGGCCTGTGGGCCACCATGTTCGCCGTCGGCATGGCCGCCGGACCGGTCGTCGGCGGCGCGCTGGTCGCCGAGTACTGGTGGGGCGCGGTGTTCCTGATCGCCGTCCCGGTCGCGGTGCTGGTGCTGGTCTTGGCCCCGTTCCTGTTGCCGGAGCACCGGACGCGGGGTGGCGACCGGCTCGACGTGGCGAGTGTCGGGCTGTCGCTGGCGGCGCTGTTGCCCGCGTTCTACGCGCTCAAACACGCCGCCGCCGACGGTCTCACCGTCGAAGTCGGCCTCGCCGCGCTCTTCACGACGGTCGCGTCGATCGGGTTCGTCCGGCGCCAGAACCGGTTGCGGACACCGCTTCTGGAGCTGCGGCTGTTTCGCGACCGGACCTTCCGGGTCGCCCTGGTCGTGCTGCTGGTCGGGCTGATCGGTTTCGGCGGCGTGATGTTCCTGGTCACCCAGTACCTGCAACTCGTCGAGGAACTGTCGCCGACCACGGCCGGGCTGTGGATGGGGCCGCCCGCCGCCGCGATGCTGCTCGGCGCGGTGGGTGCGCCGCTGCTGGCCCGCCGGGTGTCGCCCGGCGTCCTCATGGCCGCCACGCTGGCGTTGTCGCTGCTGGGATACGTCCTGCTCGGCCTCGCCGGAACCGACAGCCGCGTCGGGGTGATCGGCGGCTTCGCCTTCGTCTACCTGGCGCTCGGCGTCATCGCCGCGCTGGGCACCGACATCGTCGTCAGCGCGGCGCCGCCGCACAAGGCCGGCTCGGCCGCGTCGCTGTCGGAAACCGTTCAGGAGCTTGGCATCGCGGCGGGCGTGGCGGTACTGGGCAGTCTCACCACGGCCGTCTACCGGGCCGGGGTCGACCGCGCGCCCGGTCTCGACGGCGACACGGAAGCGGCCTACGGCGACAGCCTGTCCGGGGCGGTGGCCGTCGCGGACCAGCTTCCGGACGGGGCACTGGCGCAGGCGAAACTCGCGTTCACCGACGGGCTCAACCTCGCCGCGCTCGTCGCGGGCGTCGCGATCGCCGCGGCCGGGCTGGCGTGTCTCCTCGCGTTGCGGCGACTGCCCCGGCTGGGTGCCGCCGCGTCCGAAGCCCCCGAACCGATAGCCTCTGCGGCAGGGAGGGACGATGGCCGGTGA
- the hutU gene encoding urocanate hydratase, with amino-acid sequence MSEAREVRAPRGTELTCANWQIEAPYRMLQNNLDPDVAERPDDLVVYGGTGKAARDWQSFDALLRTMRTLRGDETMLVQSGRPVGVFQTHEWAPRVLIANSNLVGDWATWPEFRKLEQLGLTMYGQMTAGSWIYIGTQGILQGTYETFAAVANKHFGGTLAGTLTLTAGCGGMGGAQPLAVTMNDGVCLIIDVDATRLRRRVETRYLDVVAADLDEAVRLATEAKQEKKPLSVGLVGNAALLVPQILRMGVPVDIVTDQTSAHDPLAYVPDGIDLGDAPDYAAKKPEEFTDRARAAMAKHVQAMVEFQDGGAVVFDYGNSIRGEAKLGGYDRAFDFPGFVPAYIRPLFCEGKGPFRWAALSGDPKDIAATDQAILELFPENESLARWIRLAGERVAFQGLPSRICWLGYGERDKAGERFNELVADGTISAPIAIGRDHLDTGSVASPYRETESMKDGSDAIADWPLLNAMLNTSSGATWVSIHHGGGVGMGRSIHSGQVTVADGTPLAAEKIARVLTNDPGSGVMRHVDAGYERAEQVAHERGVRVPMRES; translated from the coding sequence ATGAGCGAAGCGAGAGAAGTTCGTGCCCCGCGCGGCACCGAGTTGACCTGCGCGAACTGGCAGATTGAGGCCCCGTACCGGATGTTGCAGAACAATCTGGACCCCGACGTGGCCGAGCGTCCCGACGACCTGGTCGTGTACGGCGGCACCGGTAAGGCCGCCCGGGACTGGCAGAGCTTCGACGCGCTGCTGCGCACCATGCGCACGCTCAGGGGCGACGAGACGATGCTGGTGCAGAGCGGCAGGCCGGTCGGGGTCTTCCAAACCCACGAGTGGGCGCCGCGGGTGCTGATCGCGAACTCGAACCTCGTCGGCGACTGGGCGACCTGGCCGGAGTTTCGCAAGCTGGAGCAGCTCGGTCTGACGATGTACGGCCAGATGACGGCCGGGTCGTGGATCTACATCGGAACGCAGGGCATCCTGCAGGGCACCTACGAGACCTTCGCGGCGGTGGCCAACAAGCACTTCGGCGGCACCCTGGCCGGAACCCTGACCCTGACCGCCGGGTGCGGCGGCATGGGCGGCGCGCAGCCGCTGGCCGTCACCATGAACGACGGCGTGTGCCTGATCATCGACGTGGACGCCACCCGGCTGCGGCGCCGGGTCGAGACCCGGTACCTGGACGTGGTCGCCGCCGACCTGGACGAGGCGGTGCGGCTGGCCACCGAGGCGAAACAGGAAAAGAAGCCGCTGTCGGTGGGCCTGGTGGGCAACGCCGCGCTGCTGGTGCCGCAGATCCTGCGCATGGGGGTGCCGGTCGACATCGTCACCGACCAGACCTCCGCCCACGACCCGCTCGCATATGTGCCCGACGGCATCGACCTGGGCGACGCCCCCGACTACGCGGCCAAGAAGCCGGAGGAGTTCACCGACCGGGCGCGGGCCGCGATGGCCAAGCACGTGCAGGCCATGGTGGAGTTCCAGGACGGCGGCGCGGTCGTGTTCGACTACGGCAACTCGATCCGCGGTGAGGCGAAACTGGGCGGCTACGACCGCGCCTTCGACTTCCCCGGTTTCGTGCCCGCCTACATCCGGCCGCTGTTCTGCGAGGGCAAGGGCCCGTTCCGGTGGGCGGCGCTGTCGGGCGACCCGAAGGACATCGCCGCCACCGACCAGGCGATCCTGGAGTTGTTCCCGGAGAACGAATCGCTGGCCCGCTGGATCCGGCTGGCCGGGGAGCGGGTGGCGTTCCAGGGCCTGCCGTCGCGGATCTGCTGGCTGGGCTACGGCGAGCGGGACAAGGCCGGGGAGCGGTTCAACGAGCTGGTCGCCGACGGCACCATCTCGGCGCCGATCGCGATCGGCCGCGACCACCTGGACACCGGCAGCGTCGCGTCCCCGTACCGCGAAACCGAGTCCATGAAGGACGGATCGGACGCGATCGCGGACTGGCCACTGCTCAACGCGATGCTCAACACCTCCTCCGGCGCCACCTGGGTCTCGATCCACCACGGCGGCGGGGTCGGCATGGGCCGCTCCATCCACTCCGGACAGGTGACGGTGGCCGACGGCACCCCGCTGGCGGCCGAGAAGATCGCCCGGGTCCTGACCAACGACCCCGGCTCCGGGGTGATGCGGCACGTGGACGCCGGATACGAACGCGCCGAACAGGTCGCGCACGAGCGAGGCGTCCGCGTCCCGATGAGGGAGTCATGA
- a CDS encoding SDR family NAD(P)-dependent oxidoreductase produces the protein MGHLDGRIALITGAGRGIGEAVARYFAAEGARVVVNDLGVDIDGTGADASVAETVAASIRADGGAAIANTDDVADWDGARRAVASAVDGFGDLHVVVNNAATERNLGLVDMTEADFDSVVGVSLKGTFAVSHWAARFWRERFEAGERVDRSLVNTASGSGLLNPLPTQTNYAAAKAGVAAMTLIHALELGRYGVRVNCSSPSMVRTRLTENVAGMPQPRAEGFDPTAPVTSAPLVAYLATAECGLTGQVLSMRGSTVLVNRNWSKGPHLSKGEELWTVDELAAALPDLSPDDPFQTLAAALDGALGSRLGEEGRAGVRRMVDAALDAAAAGRG, from the coding sequence ATGGGACATCTGGACGGACGTATCGCTCTCATCACCGGCGCGGGGCGTGGGATCGGGGAGGCCGTGGCGCGGTACTTCGCCGCCGAGGGGGCTCGGGTCGTGGTCAATGACCTGGGCGTCGACATCGACGGGACCGGGGCCGACGCCTCGGTGGCCGAGACGGTGGCCGCGAGCATCAGGGCGGACGGCGGCGCGGCGATCGCCAACACCGACGACGTCGCCGACTGGGACGGGGCGCGGCGGGCGGTGGCCTCGGCCGTGGACGGGTTCGGGGACCTGCACGTGGTCGTGAACAACGCGGCCACCGAGCGGAACCTGGGGCTGGTGGACATGACGGAGGCGGACTTCGACTCGGTGGTGGGGGTGAGTCTCAAGGGGACGTTCGCGGTCAGTCACTGGGCGGCCCGGTTCTGGCGCGAACGGTTCGAGGCGGGTGAGCGGGTGGATCGGTCGCTGGTCAACACCGCGTCGGGGTCGGGGTTGCTGAACCCGCTGCCGACCCAGACGAACTACGCGGCGGCCAAGGCGGGGGTGGCGGCGATGACGCTGATCCACGCGCTGGAGCTGGGGCGGTACGGGGTGCGGGTGAACTGTTCGTCGCCGTCGATGGTGCGGACCCGGTTGACCGAGAACGTCGCCGGGATGCCGCAGCCCCGGGCCGAGGGCTTCGATCCGACGGCGCCGGTCACGTCCGCGCCGCTGGTGGCGTACCTGGCCACCGCGGAGTGTGGGCTGACTGGCCAGGTGCTGTCGATGCGGGGCAGCACGGTGCTGGTGAACCGGAACTGGTCCAAGGGACCGCACCTGTCCAAAGGGGAGGAATTGTGGACGGTCGACGAGCTGGCCGCCGCGCTGCCGGACCTGTCGCCCGACGACCCCTTCCAGACCCTGGCCGCCGCGCTGGACGGGGCGCTGGGGTCGCGGCTCGGCGAGGAGGGCCGGGCCGGGGTGCGGCGGATGGTCGACGCGGCCCTGGACGCCGCCGCGGCCGGGCGGGGTTGA